The DNA region CATTTATCTGCACCCACATTGTATCCGCATtttttaatatataatatatgcattgtttttgtttttgttaatagTTATGGGTCTGGGCAACATCAGTGAGACCTTAGGAGAAGGGCCAATAACCtactacacataggcctacacctgccgaatcagacacacacgcgcacgcacacgcacacgcacacgcacacacacacgcacagagagaacATGTGGATGAGCCTATCGCTTACCTCCCAGTAATGTTGTCCGGAGGGGAAAGCCTCTTGAGCCACCAGTACAGGGTTGTAGTCTCGCAGCACAGCGTCACGGCGGTCTGTCTGGCGTACGCTGGAGCCACCGAGGGACACACGGACACGCTCGTCACCAGGGTCCCTCACCGTCACACGCTCGGCCGCTGTGgggataccacacacacatgcatgcacaagcatgcgcacgcacacaggtcaTTTTCAATGTGGGAGCACTATGCAGGCACACACTTTCATACATACTCATTTCATTTTCACTGCAtgttgaaaatgtgtgtgtgcgtgtgcgtgtgtgtgcttgtgtgtgcgtgtgtgtgtgtgttgcaatgccACAGTGGAAATGGCTGAAGCACCTTGACTGAATTTCTCAAGACAAAGCTTTAAAGGAGTGAGAAAAGGACAAGATAATTCATGCTGGTAAACATTCATTTACCAGTTCAAAATAGTTCAGATTTCAAGAGCTTTATGACCTTGATATAAACAAGAGAATTCTGCATGCCATAAACATGTCATCtcttattttatttaacttttatttatccaggattgtCCCAATGAGACTAAACATCTCTTCTGCTAGGGAGTCCTGTCCCTTTTGCCAAGGAGGTTCCATAACAAGTCCGTAACAAGTCCTGAGGAGTAATGGCGGAAACGTGATGCCCAATTTAACCATTGTTTCCTAGTAGGGATATCACGATCCGGTAGTAGAAGAAAAGCataaatatgaagagagtaatGCGAAAAATGGCAGCAAAGATCGTGTTTTGGCTGATttaaagaatgcatttcagattgacggacagacataccctcttatagagatgctaggacacatctaaaaagcATGATTCTACATGATACTGAACATTCCTTTGCCAATTCCACTGTGTCTGTTGTGCAGATTCCGGGACATTACCATGGAGATCTgataaaacaagtccgacaggcggacaaagatgcgtccgtctatgccctgccgccttgtggacacaggagagaataacaattgaaagaaagcgtttcagatggacagactgacggacagacataccctcttatagggATGCTTGGATGCATCTAAAAACACAATACATTGTTTCCTAGAAGACTTAAGACTCTTTTACCTAGACTTGATCTGCCATCTTACCTGGCGTGACCACCTGCAGCATCTGCTTCCAGACGAAAAAAGCCAGATGAGACTCGTACGGGCCCAGGTCAACACACGGCTGGCTCACACTCAGACCTCTCACCTTTGACCTGTACCTGTCACCATGGGAACAAAACACAGGACACCAGTATGAAAACCCCTCTGCTACTGATATGTACTGCAGTATCAGTGGAATGTTGCTCAGGGCCGATAACAGACTCACACAGTGAACCTGTGGAAGATGACAAAACAACCTGGGACAATTAACCCCCCCATTTTGGATAAAGGCACCTGCTAAACATAATATTATGTACATGTGATGTGATGGAATGTAGCATAACATTGGTACTTACCCTGCTGCCTGAGCATTCTGAGTATGAGCAGTGCTGTCTGACTTCAGCTCCTCCATCAGAGAACGGCCACTTTCAACCCACCACTGATtaaaacacacaaaagcatgcacgcacgcacacacacaaatgcacacacaaacgcacacacacacacacaccatagggaAACAAAATTACATCAGCCCATCTTTTGGATGCAAAAACAGATTGTGTACACAGTAATGAAAGTTTTAATATTAAGAAACGATGTAATTTTTGGTATTCTTATTTTTATGTGGGCCTGATTACATTTAAGCTTTCCTGCTCAAGCAGTCCATTCCTCTGGATGTCTGTTGGGTTGACCCCTTGCTCGGATGAGGAATAAATGCATAAATCCCTTTTGCTCACTGTCCGCCACAAGATATTTATTGTCATGTAATCATGAATTCAAGAATTCAAAAGCAATGAAAAGGTTTTTTGGCCAAAAAGTCCCAAAAAGCAAAAACTCAAGAATGAAAtgtagaaaatgtaaaaaaaaaaaattaaaaaggggGTCAGGTTGATGTGCCATGCCAGGCATGCCATGACAATGGTACTTTTACTTTCATTTCTCTTCCCATTTCCTGTCAGTCCAGTCTCACCTGTAATAATTGGTCTGACTGCTGGATCTCCAGTGCCCTCTTCAGGTTGTCCTGCTGTTGTCTCCCCTCCAGCAGCTGCCTCTGTATCGCCGCCGCGCTCCTCTCGATACACTCTGTCGCCAGCTTCTCCTCGTCTCGTGCCATCCTCTGCAACTCTGCCTCCTTCTCACGCAGAAACTGGTGCATTGGCTTGAACTGGTCAGAGATTTGATCCAACAGAGCACTAGACCTCTCCTGTGGTCAGGTGCCAGACAAAGTTGTCAGTTACTAATTCTATACCATATGCCAAAACATTTTAGAGGCATGGgcgttctagacaggggccagggtgggccagggcccctatagatttcctcctggcccctgttgtggcccctgtgctgaagaACAACCAACGACTgcgacatgatatacattttgtatattatatattcacAAGATAAGaaatgtatctcttttgccaatgTATGTGccccccctgaaaaaataatggccccACCTCGGTCCCCCtgccaattttggtctagaaccacCCCTGTTTAGaggcaaagaaaaagaaaacaagttCATTCATCTCTAAGATTTCAGTCAAAATACCACTAGACAAACAAGACTAACATTATCACATCACAGCTGTCAGTTCATCACATCAGTCTGACATGGAGAATGCCATGTCACAAGTGACATCTTTTAACATGTCACAACAAAATAAAGCCAGTGACACATCTGCTTATCACTCAAATTGTGATTGAGCAGCAGATGCTTCGTCGTCAAAACCATTCAGACATGTTTTTGAAGTCACATAGGGAGTTGGAACTGGAGGGAAACTGATCAGGAATATTTTGAGTTTGGAAAAGTGGTTGAGAGACTGAAGGACAGTTCTGGTTCTCACCTTTGTTTTGGCGCCCTCTGCTGTCTGGAGTTTGAGCATGAACTCCAGGTCACTGTTATCCTTGGAGACAAACTCACACACCTGCCTCACTTcctcctacatcacaaacaaacaccacaggTGATATTACATATCAAACACATCATGGCCGTATTAGCCCTGTTGCCAAAATGGTCTACTACATGGGTGTCAAGTTCAATCCGGCCCCAGACAAGTAGAGGGGATAAGAATGTCAAAAGAAGAAGACATTCTTTAGCCCATTAGAgttgctgcaggtgtctgagatttcaggttgTTAAAACTTGACTAGCAATGCGATTCCAATATGAAGCAGTAATTTGCAATATCCGTCCGGGTCCGACCCACTGAAGATCAAattggctgcatgtggcccctggactgaaatgagtttgacacccctgctctgcaACAACTGTCATGTACAAACTTAGAGTACACACATTGACAGTATCTACTGTCAATGAGTACACAACATTCAGAACGTATTATAATGATTTTGCAATAATGAACTGAATAGCTTGAAAGGAACTTTGGAATTCAGGCCAATTGGGCCACATTTTTgtatataagcgaatggcccaaagtggcccaatttacctgaattcaccatataatAACACT from Engraulis encrasicolus isolate BLACKSEA-1 chromosome 5, IST_EnEncr_1.0, whole genome shotgun sequence includes:
- the LOC134449782 gene encoding nuclear factor 7, brain-like → MGSDRAELEPAAFCLLIMLLYHLSHHHPCCRLMVGVKPSLLRSVDRETLAKMARRMNATSEMCVEHEEKLRLFCLTDQKLICLVCREGEEHQGHTFRPIKEAAQAYMEEVRQVCEFVSKDNSDLEFMLKLQTAEGAKTKERSSALLDQISDQFKPMHQFLREKEAELQRMARDEEKLATECIERSAAAIQRQLLEGRQQQDNLKRALEIQQSDQLLQWWVESGRSLMEELKSDSTAHTQNAQAAGYRSKVRGLSVSQPCVDLGPYESHLAFFVWKQMLQVVTPAAERVTVRDPGDERVRVSLGGSSVRQTDRRDAVLRDYNPVLVAQEAFPSGQHYWEVEVGEKPDWGLGVAVTDPQSPHTSQGIMLFLSHQRGGYCIREFGNLTPLQVRGKPRRVGVFLNCDRRKVCFYDATSMALLYSSIRPFERVLYACLCPGLYLDGRNSAPLNICW